A region from the Nocardioides exalbidus genome encodes:
- a CDS encoding D-arabinono-1,4-lactone oxidase: protein MSTPVQGHRWRNWSGLEEAVPRHVETPTSVDAVVDVVRRTRERGATVKMTGTGHSFTGIAAPEHTLLRPEGLSGILHVDREAMTVTARAGTPLKELNLALEGLGLSLHNMGDIAEQTLAGATSTGTHGTGGTAAGLAAQLAGLELVTGTGEVVRASATENPDVLELARVGLGALGILTSLTFHVEPLFVIEAHEQPMTWDEALGSYDEMVAAAHHVDMYWFPHTDRLMVKQNVRTDLDPGEQEPPSALAAWWEDDFVSNTVFGGLCRVGSLAPGLVPRINRVAGRALSERRYSDLAHRVFVTPRRVRFREMEYAVPREVGLDVLRECRRVIESSDWRIAFPIEIRTAPADDIAMSTAHGRDSFYLAFHVPQDTDHVAYFGGLEPILREAGGRPHWGKVHTRTAADLAPAYARFDDFLALRDRLDPDRLFANAYLRRVLGD, encoded by the coding sequence ATGAGCACCCCCGTGCAGGGACACCGATGGCGCAACTGGTCCGGCCTCGAGGAGGCCGTGCCCCGTCACGTCGAGACCCCGACGTCGGTCGACGCGGTCGTCGACGTCGTACGCCGCACCCGCGAGCGCGGCGCAACGGTAAAGATGACCGGGACCGGTCACAGCTTCACCGGGATCGCCGCACCCGAGCACACGCTGCTCCGCCCGGAGGGCCTGTCCGGGATCCTCCACGTCGACCGCGAAGCCATGACGGTGACCGCCCGCGCGGGCACCCCGCTGAAGGAGCTGAACCTCGCGCTCGAGGGACTGGGCCTGAGCCTGCACAACATGGGCGACATCGCCGAGCAGACCCTCGCCGGGGCGACGTCGACCGGCACGCACGGCACCGGTGGGACCGCGGCCGGCCTCGCCGCCCAGCTCGCCGGGCTCGAGCTGGTCACCGGGACCGGCGAGGTCGTGCGCGCCTCGGCGACCGAGAACCCCGACGTCCTCGAGCTCGCCCGGGTCGGCCTGGGCGCCCTCGGTATCCTCACCAGCCTGACCTTCCACGTGGAGCCGCTCTTCGTGATCGAGGCCCACGAGCAGCCGATGACGTGGGACGAGGCGCTGGGGTCGTACGACGAGATGGTGGCGGCCGCCCACCACGTCGACATGTACTGGTTCCCCCACACCGACCGGCTCATGGTCAAGCAGAACGTGCGCACCGACCTCGACCCGGGCGAGCAGGAGCCGCCCTCGGCACTCGCGGCCTGGTGGGAGGACGACTTCGTCTCCAACACCGTCTTCGGCGGCCTGTGCCGGGTCGGGTCGCTCGCCCCGGGTCTCGTCCCGCGGATCAACCGGGTCGCCGGGCGGGCGCTCTCCGAGCGCCGCTACAGCGACCTCGCGCACCGGGTCTTCGTGACGCCGCGCCGGGTCCGCTTCCGGGAGATGGAGTACGCCGTCCCGCGCGAGGTCGGCCTCGACGTGCTCCGCGAGTGCCGCCGGGTGATCGAGTCGAGCGACTGGCGGATCGCCTTCCCGATCGAGATCCGCACCGCGCCCGCCGACGACATCGCGATGTCGACCGCCCACGGCCGCGACAGCTTCTACCTGGCCTTCCACGTGCCGCAGGACACCGACCACGTGGCGTACTTCGGCGGCCTCGAGCCGATCCTGCGCGAGGCGGGTGGGCGCCCGCACTGGGGGAAGGTCCACACGCGCACGGCCGCGGACCTGGCGCCGGCGTACGCCCGCTTCGACGACTTCCTGGCGCTGCGCGACCGGCTCGACCCGGACCGGCTCTTCGCCAACGCCTACCTCCGTCGCGTGCTGGGCGACTGA
- a CDS encoding ferrochelatase, with protein sequence MNPAGPPDVLPYDALLVLSFGGPEKPDDVVPFLENVTRGRGIPRERLAQVGEHYFLFGGKSPINDQNRALIAALEKDFAEHGIDLPIYFGNRNWDPYLADTLAEMTADGVERAAVFTTSAYSSWSSCRQYRENLADAVAETPGAPVLDRLRQYYNHPGFIEPAVDAVLSSLATLPGGGDSARLVFVTHSIPTEMNDTSGSEDPAGQPRPAYVTQHRSAVEEVARRVREATGRVHRHDLVYCSRSGAPSTPWLEPDVNDHLEELATDGVDQVVMVPIGFVSDHMEVIYDLDTEAMATASRLGIQAVRAATAGVDERFVAMVRELVLERAAAERGESPVRPALGSMMAGPDRCGVGCCPNPKGPRPALCGMDS encoded by the coding sequence ATGAATCCCGCGGGTCCCCCCGACGTCCTGCCCTACGACGCCCTCCTCGTCCTCTCCTTCGGGGGACCCGAGAAGCCCGACGACGTGGTCCCGTTCCTGGAGAACGTGACGCGGGGGAGGGGGATCCCGCGCGAGCGCCTCGCACAGGTGGGGGAGCACTACTTCCTGTTCGGTGGCAAGAGCCCGATCAACGACCAGAACCGGGCGTTGATCGCGGCGCTGGAGAAGGACTTCGCCGAGCACGGGATCGACCTGCCGATCTACTTCGGCAACCGCAACTGGGACCCGTACCTCGCGGACACGCTGGCCGAGATGACGGCGGACGGCGTCGAGCGCGCCGCGGTCTTCACGACGTCGGCGTACTCGTCGTGGTCGTCGTGCCGGCAGTACCGCGAGAACCTCGCCGACGCGGTCGCGGAGACGCCCGGGGCGCCGGTGCTCGACCGGCTCCGGCAGTACTACAACCACCCGGGCTTCATCGAGCCCGCGGTCGACGCGGTGCTCTCGTCGCTGGCGACGCTCCCGGGTGGCGGGGACTCGGCGCGGCTGGTGTTCGTGACGCACTCGATCCCGACCGAGATGAACGACACCAGCGGCTCGGAGGACCCGGCCGGCCAGCCGCGACCGGCGTACGTCACCCAGCACCGCAGCGCGGTCGAGGAGGTGGCGCGGCGGGTGCGCGAGGCGACCGGGCGGGTGCACCGCCACGACCTCGTCTACTGCTCGCGCTCGGGTGCGCCGTCGACGCCGTGGCTCGAGCCCGACGTCAACGACCACCTCGAGGAGCTCGCGACCGATGGGGTCGACCAGGTGGTGATGGTCCCGATCGGCTTCGTGTCGGACCACATGGAGGTCATCTACGACCTCGACACGGAGGCCATGGCGACCGCGTCGCGCCTCGGCATCCAGGCTGTCCGCGCCGCGACGGCGGGGGTCGACGAGAGGTTCGTGGCGATGGTGCGCGAGCTGGTCCTCGAGCGAGCGGCGGCGGAGCGAGGTGAGTCGCCCGTACGTCCGGCGCTGGGCTCGATGATGGCCGGTCCCGACCGCTGCGGGGTGGGCTGCTGCCCGAACCCCAAGGGTCCCCGGCCGGCACTGTGCGGGATGGACTCGTGA
- a CDS encoding alkaline phosphatase family protein, with protein sequence MTPPGTPGAFTAPAYGDRSLADVVPSVGRALGVALDGHPVGLELPPAPSYVVFLVDGMGAELLARYAHAAPYLSSLLVDGATGTAGVPSTTATSLTSLGTGLPPGTHGLVGFTARIPGTDRLLNHLWWDKGIDPLEWQPHPTALGRLAHAGVHVTSVNKRDFDGTGLTVASQRGATYVGADRVGERIAATVSASAHEPSLTYVYDSDLDWTGHKFGVASTQWLQQLAMVDAEAEQMRDALPSSTRLLVVADHGMVDSPRGSRVDVDETDGLRDGVALIGGEARFRHLYCSAGAVDDVAATWRSVLGDRATVLTREEAISTGWFGAVDPGVLPRLGDVVVACHGDTAVVSTRDFAYEDTLVGLHGSLTPAEMLIPILVG encoded by the coding sequence ATGACGCCTCCCGGGACGCCGGGGGCCTTCACGGCGCCGGCGTACGGCGACCGGTCGCTCGCCGACGTCGTGCCGTCCGTCGGCCGCGCGCTCGGCGTGGCCCTCGACGGCCACCCGGTCGGCCTCGAGCTCCCGCCGGCTCCCTCCTACGTCGTGTTCCTCGTCGACGGGATGGGGGCCGAGCTGCTGGCGCGCTACGCCCACGCGGCGCCGTACCTCTCCTCCCTGCTCGTCGACGGCGCCACCGGCACCGCGGGCGTGCCCTCGACGACGGCCACCTCGCTCACCTCGCTCGGCACCGGCCTGCCGCCGGGCACGCACGGGCTGGTGGGCTTCACGGCCCGGATCCCGGGCACGGACCGGTTGCTCAACCACCTGTGGTGGGACAAGGGGATCGACCCCCTGGAGTGGCAGCCGCACCCGACGGCCCTGGGGAGGCTCGCCCACGCGGGCGTGCACGTCACCTCGGTCAACAAGCGTGACTTCGACGGCACCGGCCTGACGGTCGCGTCCCAGCGCGGGGCGACCTACGTCGGCGCCGACCGCGTGGGGGAGCGGATCGCCGCCACCGTCTCGGCGTCCGCCCACGAGCCCTCGCTGACCTACGTCTACGACTCCGACCTCGACTGGACCGGGCACAAGTTCGGCGTGGCCTCGACCCAGTGGCTGCAGCAGCTCGCGATGGTCGACGCGGAGGCCGAGCAGATGCGCGACGCGCTGCCGTCCTCGACCCGGCTGCTGGTGGTGGCCGACCACGGGATGGTCGACAGCCCGCGTGGCTCGCGGGTCGACGTCGACGAGACCGACGGCCTGCGCGACGGGGTGGCGCTGATCGGTGGCGAGGCGAGGTTCCGGCACCTCTACTGCTCGGCCGGCGCGGTGGACGACGTCGCCGCCACCTGGCGGTCGGTCCTCGGCGACCGGGCGACGGTGCTGACGCGCGAGGAGGCCATCTCGACCGGCTGGTTCGGCGCGGTCGACCCCGGCGTGCTGCCGCGCCTCGGGGACGTGGTCGTCGCCTGCCACGGCGACACGGCGGTGGTCTCGACCCGCGACTTCGCCTACGAGGACACCCTCGTCGGGCTCCACGGCTCGCTCACGCCAGCGGAGATGCTGATCCCGATCCTGGTCGGCTGA
- a CDS encoding glycosyl hydrolase family 18 protein, which yields MSHHAPTRPLRAAVTAVAATLTVAAGALTALGGPSQAADTAAPTAAAALPDHVLTGYWHNFDNGSGVMRLRDVPQQYDIVAVAFADAVTTRAGAIDFTLDPALGSALGGYDEAAFKADIATLHAQGRQVIISVGGQNGTVHLDDAAAGQAFAESTVALMDEFGFDGVDIDLENAPNLEHMTEALRAIDAAEPGYTLTMAPETIYVQPGGSYLALIDQVADLITVVNTQYYNSGSMLGRDGKVYSAGTVDFQTALADILLDGHLRADQVGLGLPATSQAAGSGYVAPDVVNQALDCLATGQRCGSYIPADTYPTIRGAMTWSINWDATNGYAFATTVGGHLDSLGDGGGVTTPPTTPPTTDPTDPPTTPAGCDGVPAWTAATAYNGGAVVSYAGHRWQARWWTQGETPKVQDWYVWTDQGAC from the coding sequence ATGAGCCATCACGCACCCACCCGTCCCCTGCGCGCGGCCGTGACCGCCGTCGCCGCCACGCTGACCGTGGCAGCCGGCGCCCTCACGGCCCTCGGCGGTCCGTCCCAGGCCGCCGACACCGCAGCACCCACCGCGGCCGCCGCGCTGCCCGATCACGTCCTCACCGGCTACTGGCACAACTTCGACAACGGCTCGGGCGTGATGCGCCTGCGCGACGTGCCACAGCAGTACGACATCGTCGCCGTCGCGTTCGCCGACGCCGTCACGACCCGGGCGGGGGCCATCGACTTCACCCTCGACCCGGCGCTGGGCTCCGCCCTCGGCGGCTACGACGAGGCCGCCTTCAAGGCCGACATCGCCACGCTGCACGCCCAGGGTCGGCAGGTGATCATCTCCGTCGGCGGCCAGAACGGCACCGTCCACCTCGACGACGCCGCCGCCGGTCAGGCCTTCGCCGAGTCGACCGTCGCCCTGATGGACGAGTTCGGCTTCGACGGCGTCGACATCGACCTCGAGAACGCGCCCAACCTCGAGCACATGACCGAGGCCCTGCGTGCGATCGACGCGGCCGAGCCCGGCTACACGCTCACCATGGCACCGGAGACGATCTACGTGCAGCCCGGCGGTTCCTACCTCGCGCTGATCGACCAGGTCGCCGACCTGATCACGGTCGTCAACACGCAGTACTACAACTCCGGGAGCATGCTCGGCCGCGACGGCAAGGTCTACAGCGCCGGCACCGTCGACTTCCAGACCGCGCTCGCCGACATCCTGCTCGACGGCCACCTCCGCGCCGACCAGGTCGGCCTCGGGCTGCCGGCGACGTCCCAGGCGGCCGGCAGCGGCTACGTCGCCCCCGACGTGGTCAACCAGGCCCTCGACTGCCTGGCCACCGGCCAGCGCTGCGGCAGCTACATCCCCGCCGACACCTACCCGACGATCCGCGGCGCGATGACGTGGTCGATCAACTGGGACGCCACCAACGGCTACGCCTTCGCCACGACAGTCGGCGGGCACCTCGACTCGCTGGGCGACGGTGGTGGGGTCACCACGCCGCCCACCACTCCCCCGACCACCGACCCGACCGACCCGCCGACCACGCCGGCCGGGTGCGACGGCGTACCGGCCTGGACCGCCGCGACGGCGTACAACGGCGGCGCCGTCGTGTCCTACGCCGGCCACCGCTGGCAGGCGCGGTGGTGGACGCAGGGCGAAACCCCGAAGGTGCAGGACTGGTACGTCTGGACCGACCAGGGCGCCTGCTGA
- a CDS encoding thymidine kinase, protein MAELHFFTGTMDSGKSTLALQTNHNHAARGRVGRIFTTHDRAGAAVLSSRLGLTHDALEVDADFDFWKYVVDTLTRGGRIDYLICDEAQFYAPEQIDQLAKVVDELQIDVFAFGILTDFRTALFPGSARLVELADRMNVLQVEALCWCGKRATHNARTENGAMVVEGEVIVVGDVDQADEPPADVAYEVLCRQHHRRRLTAARAKAVSLAPEPLPFG, encoded by the coding sequence ATGGCTGAACTGCACTTCTTCACGGGCACGATGGACTCCGGCAAGTCGACGCTGGCGCTCCAGACCAACCACAACCACGCCGCCCGGGGACGCGTCGGCCGGATCTTCACGACCCACGACCGGGCCGGGGCGGCGGTGCTGTCCAGCCGGCTCGGGCTGACCCACGACGCCCTCGAGGTCGACGCGGACTTCGACTTCTGGAAGTACGTCGTCGACACCCTGACCCGTGGCGGCCGGATCGACTACCTGATCTGCGACGAGGCCCAGTTCTACGCGCCCGAGCAGATCGACCAGCTCGCCAAGGTCGTCGACGAGCTCCAGATCGACGTCTTCGCCTTCGGCATCCTCACCGACTTCCGCACCGCGCTCTTCCCGGGCAGCGCCCGGCTCGTCGAGCTCGCCGACCGGATGAACGTCCTCCAGGTCGAGGCACTCTGCTGGTGCGGCAAGCGGGCCACCCACAACGCCCGCACCGAGAACGGCGCGATGGTCGTCGAGGGCGAGGTGATCGTCGTCGGCGACGTCGACCAGGCCGACGAGCCGCCCGCCGACGTGGCGTACGAGGTCCTCTGCCGCCAGCACCACCGTCGTCGCCTCACCGCGGCGCGCGCCAAGGCCGTCAGCCTGGCCCCCGAGCCGCTGCCCTTCGGCTGA
- a CDS encoding MOSC domain-containing protein — translation MRLLQLNVHPLKSGAIRSVDSATVLPRGLADDRSWMLVDAEGRLVSAREVHDTFRIVADTPTTDQSVARDLRLRAAGLDDLDLDVPDGEPVAVRLHSQDLFGVPAPDADDWLAAALGRDDVRLVWCHEPERRHLQPEFSRPEDFTAYADSFPVTVATLASLRQLNDWITERALELGEEVPEPLPIERFRANLVLDGDEPFAEDHWTSLEVGGVRFRVAKPTGRCVMTTINLKTLETAKEPIRSLARHRLVGGKTLFAAHLVPETRGRISVGDDVWAD, via the coding sequence GTGAGGTTGCTCCAGCTCAACGTCCACCCCCTCAAGTCCGGCGCCATCCGATCGGTCGACTCCGCCACCGTGCTGCCGCGCGGCCTGGCCGACGACCGGTCGTGGATGCTCGTCGACGCCGAGGGCCGGCTGGTCTCGGCGCGCGAGGTCCACGACACCTTCCGGATCGTCGCGGACACCCCGACCACCGACCAGTCCGTCGCCCGTGACCTGAGGCTCCGCGCGGCCGGCCTCGACGACCTCGACCTCGACGTGCCCGACGGCGAGCCCGTCGCCGTACGCCTGCACTCGCAGGACCTCTTCGGCGTCCCTGCTCCCGACGCGGACGACTGGCTCGCGGCGGCGCTGGGCCGGGACGACGTACGCCTGGTCTGGTGCCACGAGCCCGAGCGGCGCCACCTGCAGCCGGAGTTCTCGCGACCCGAGGACTTCACGGCCTACGCGGACTCCTTCCCGGTGACGGTGGCGACGCTCGCCTCGCTGCGCCAGCTCAACGACTGGATCACCGAGCGCGCCCTCGAGCTCGGCGAGGAAGTGCCCGAGCCGCTGCCGATCGAGCGGTTCCGCGCCAACCTCGTCCTCGACGGCGACGAGCCCTTCGCGGAGGACCACTGGACCTCGCTCGAGGTGGGCGGCGTGCGGTTCCGGGTCGCGAAGCCGACCGGCCGCTGCGTGATGACGACGATCAACCTCAAGACGCTGGAGACCGCGAAGGAGCCGATCCGCTCGCTCGCCCGGCACCGGCTCGTGGGCGGCAAGACGCTGTTCGCGGCCCACCTCGTGCCGGAGACCCGCGGACGGATCAGCGTCGGCGACGACGTCTGGGCCGACTGA
- a CDS encoding sulfurtransferase: MTDGPLISPDELAEVLGGVTVLDVRYQMGGPPGHEVFVAGHVPGAAYVDLDRDLAAAPGDGGRHPLPAEADFEAAMRRVGVRLDRPVVVYDDWQGRAAARAWWLLRHHGHPDVRVLDGGWTAWLEDGHGAEAGETSPAPGDFAVAADKGAAVVEAGAVRDVDVLIDARAPERFRGETEPVDAVAGHIPGAVNVPTTDNLDERGRFRSADELRATYGRVGADAAGSVAAYCGSGVTAAHDLLAMRVAGIEAALYPGSWSGWITDPARPVETG, encoded by the coding sequence ATGACCGACGGCCCCCTCATCAGTCCCGACGAGCTGGCCGAGGTGCTCGGTGGAGTCACCGTGCTGGACGTCCGCTACCAGATGGGCGGCCCTCCCGGCCACGAGGTCTTCGTCGCCGGTCACGTCCCCGGGGCGGCGTACGTCGACCTCGACCGCGACCTGGCCGCCGCGCCCGGCGATGGTGGACGGCACCCGCTACCCGCCGAGGCCGACTTCGAGGCGGCGATGCGCCGCGTCGGCGTCCGCCTCGACCGTCCCGTCGTGGTCTACGACGACTGGCAGGGCCGGGCCGCCGCTCGCGCGTGGTGGCTGCTGCGCCACCACGGCCACCCGGACGTGCGGGTCCTCGACGGCGGCTGGACGGCCTGGCTCGAGGACGGCCACGGTGCGGAGGCGGGGGAGACGAGTCCTGCGCCCGGCGACTTCGCGGTCGCGGCGGACAAGGGCGCCGCGGTGGTCGAGGCCGGCGCGGTCCGCGACGTCGACGTGCTGATCGACGCGCGGGCGCCCGAGCGGTTCCGGGGCGAGACGGAGCCCGTCGACGCGGTCGCGGGCCACATCCCGGGGGCGGTCAACGTGCCGACCACCGACAACCTCGACGAGCGCGGACGGTTCCGCAGCGCCGACGAGCTCCGGGCGACGTACGGCCGGGTCGGCGCCGACGCCGCCGGTTCGGTCGCGGCCTACTGCGGATCGGGCGTCACCGCCGCCCACGACCTCCTCGCGATGCGGGTCGCCGGGATCGAGGCCGCGCTCTACCCCGGCAGCTGGAGCGGCTGGATCACGGATCCCGCCCGCCCGGTCGAGACGGGCTGA
- a CDS encoding helix-turn-helix domain-containing protein, giving the protein MNDTHGDHPGKDDEATAAGPDPATWDSMACWTEAEREYWFLGPRSGGMPGMVRRIRRILDVSQRGLAALLGVSQSVVARWETGRTCPRVRVVERMLGMARLRATVHDEDTGEQVGPMRADCARKHGGSRFPAHTDLRATGWWVPRAERSMTTVAYFTIRDRSRRRRDPSIRYRTGLAKAWERRTWGVPDDHPALHQLAAEAEHLDELREARRLARQRAA; this is encoded by the coding sequence GTGAACGACACCCACGGCGATCATCCGGGCAAGGACGACGAGGCGACCGCGGCAGGGCCGGATCCCGCGACGTGGGACTCGATGGCCTGCTGGACCGAGGCGGAGCGCGAGTACTGGTTCCTGGGGCCGCGCTCCGGCGGCATGCCCGGCATGGTGCGACGGATCAGGCGGATCCTCGACGTCTCCCAGCGCGGGCTCGCAGCGCTGCTGGGGGTGTCGCAGTCGGTGGTCGCCCGCTGGGAGACGGGACGGACGTGCCCGCGGGTGCGCGTCGTCGAGCGCATGCTCGGGATGGCGCGGCTCCGGGCGACGGTGCACGACGAGGACACCGGCGAGCAGGTCGGTCCGATGCGCGCCGACTGCGCGCGGAAGCACGGCGGGAGTCGCTTCCCGGCCCACACCGACCTCCGGGCCACCGGCTGGTGGGTCCCCCGCGCCGAACGCTCGATGACGACCGTGGCCTACTTCACGATCAGGGACCGGTCACGTCGGCGACGCGACCCCTCGATCCGCTACCGCACCGGCCTGGCCAAGGCCTGGGAGAGGCGGACGTGGGGCGTGCCGGACGACCACCCGGCCCTCCACCAGCTCGCCGCCGAGGCCGAGCACCTCGACGAGCTGCGGGAGGCACGACGGCTGGCCCGGCAGCGAGCGGCCTGA
- a CDS encoding DUF4193 domain-containing protein produces MATDYDAPRKSEEDQSEESIEELKARRHDKNSGKVDEDETEAAESFELPGADLSHEELAVEVMPRQDDEFTCMSCFLVHHRSQLADEKKLICRDCI; encoded by the coding sequence ATGGCTACCGATTACGACGCACCGCGCAAGTCCGAGGAGGACCAGAGCGAGGAGAGCATCGAGGAGCTCAAGGCCCGCCGCCACGACAAGAACTCGGGCAAGGTCGACGAGGACGAGACCGAGGCGGCCGAGTCCTTCGAGCTCCCCGGCGCGGACCTCTCGCACGAAGAGCTTGCCGTCGAGGTCATGCCGCGGCAGGACGACGAGTTCACGTGCATGAGCTGCTTCCTGGTGCACCACCGGTCGCAGCTGGCCGATGAGAAGAAGCTCATCTGCCGCGACTGCATCTGA
- a CDS encoding trimeric intracellular cation channel family protein, with amino-acid sequence MLDTDYATTLVVLDLVGIFVFAVTGALVAVRKNLDLFAATVLAGVTGLGGGFIRDVLIGATPPAALADWRYLLVPVTAGVLTFFLHPAIGRVERFVTLFDACGLALFCVTGALKAVDYGLGPLPAALLGMVTGIGGGVIRDVLAGRVPVIFEGVLYATPALAGAAVAVLLDRSDLPFIVVVVAGATTCLGWRLLGLVRGWRAPLPRGPASV; translated from the coding sequence GTGCTCGACACCGACTACGCCACCACGCTCGTCGTGCTCGACCTCGTCGGCATCTTCGTCTTCGCGGTGACCGGCGCGCTCGTCGCCGTGCGCAAGAACCTCGACCTCTTCGCTGCCACCGTGCTCGCCGGGGTGACCGGTCTCGGCGGCGGCTTCATCCGCGACGTGCTCATCGGCGCCACCCCGCCGGCCGCGCTCGCCGACTGGCGCTACCTGCTCGTGCCGGTCACCGCGGGAGTGCTGACGTTCTTCCTCCACCCGGCCATCGGTCGCGTCGAGCGCTTCGTCACGCTGTTCGACGCCTGCGGGCTCGCGCTCTTCTGCGTCACCGGCGCGCTCAAGGCCGTCGACTACGGCCTCGGCCCGCTCCCGGCCGCCCTCCTCGGCATGGTCACCGGCATCGGCGGCGGCGTCATCCGCGACGTCCTCGCCGGTCGCGTACCGGTGATCTTCGAGGGCGTCCTCTACGCCACCCCGGCGCTCGCGGGCGCGGCGGTGGCGGTGCTGCTCGACCGCAGCGACCTGCCGTTCATCGTCGTCGTGGTCGCCGGGGCAACCACCTGCCTCGGCTGGCGCCTGCTCGGGCTCGTGCGCGGCTGGCGGGCACCGCTGCCCAGGGGGCCGGCGAGCGTCTGA
- a CDS encoding inositol monophosphatase family protein, whose protein sequence is MSASVWAELRDVALTVGREAATLARRMRDEGVDVADTKSSATDVVTRADRAVEELLRTRLLELRPDDSILGEEGDDHAGTSGVRWIVDPIDGTVNYLYGLRDCSVSVAAEVDGELVAGAVVGIGVDVVYAAAVGHGATRDGKPISVKPSPPVGQRLVHTGFGYRPEVRAHQSACLASLLPRVRDIRRIGSSSLDICHVADGSGDAYVEEGPMPWDWSAAAVVLREAGGRFDVLPGTMDLDGWPERSVVVATPADGWDAFVEVLQETGFLAR, encoded by the coding sequence GTGAGCGCCTCCGTGTGGGCCGAGCTCCGCGACGTCGCGCTCACGGTCGGGCGCGAGGCCGCGACGCTGGCCCGCCGGATGCGCGACGAGGGCGTCGACGTGGCCGACACCAAGTCGAGCGCGACCGACGTCGTCACCCGAGCCGACCGGGCCGTCGAGGAGCTGCTGCGCACCCGCCTGCTCGAGCTGCGTCCCGACGACTCGATCCTCGGCGAGGAGGGGGACGACCACGCGGGCACCAGTGGCGTGCGCTGGATCGTCGACCCGATCGACGGCACGGTCAACTATCTCTACGGCCTGCGCGACTGCTCGGTCTCGGTGGCTGCCGAGGTCGACGGCGAGCTCGTGGCTGGAGCCGTCGTCGGCATCGGGGTCGACGTGGTCTACGCCGCGGCCGTCGGGCACGGTGCGACGCGGGACGGCAAGCCGATCTCGGTGAAGCCCAGCCCGCCGGTGGGGCAGCGACTGGTCCACACCGGCTTCGGCTACCGGCCGGAGGTGCGCGCGCACCAGTCGGCCTGCCTGGCCTCGCTCCTGCCGCGTGTGCGCGACATCCGGCGGATCGGCTCGAGCTCGCTCGACATCTGCCACGTCGCGGACGGGTCGGGGGACGCGTACGTCGAGGAGGGGCCGATGCCCTGGGACTGGTCCGCCGCGGCGGTCGTCCTGCGCGAGGCGGGGGGCCGTTTCGACGTGCTCCCCGGCACGATGGACCTCGACGGGTGGCCCGAGCGGAGCGTCGTCGTGGCGACTCCCGCCGACGGGTGGGACGCCTTCGTGGAGGTGCTCCAGGAGACCGGCTTCCTCGCGCGCTGA
- the sepH gene encoding septation protein SepH — protein MAKLTFTGRSGDGKRLLLVDESGQEHTLAIDTKLRRALTGAPDTTGHPNGQLEIPMESSLRPRDIQTRIRAGESPEAVAHAAGTSVEKIMPFAAPVLAERAHVAERAQLASVRRRATESGARTLGEAVTAHLRAHNVDPSSVEWDAWRREDGRWTLTGLYDVAGRLGTATFSHDPRGNFVTVDDEDARWLVGDATPAAASEAPAEPAAFDDLAVARQRRLSAVEEDVPLGDDALEMVGDAEVDTAADADEVSATETTMELTGADLGTEQPVEAYLDDDAAAEPAAPAEAEQEPATEAPEPRRPAKKRGRASVPSWDEIMFGGGPSER, from the coding sequence ATGGCCAAGCTGACGTTCACCGGACGCAGCGGGGACGGCAAGCGCCTGCTGCTGGTGGACGAGTCGGGCCAGGAGCACACCCTGGCCATCGACACGAAGCTCCGCCGCGCCCTCACCGGCGCTCCCGACACCACCGGCCACCCGAACGGCCAGTTGGAGATCCCGATGGAATCAAGCCTGCGCCCCCGAGACATCCAGACGCGCATCCGCGCGGGCGAGTCGCCCGAGGCGGTGGCCCACGCCGCCGGCACGTCGGTCGAGAAGATCATGCCGTTCGCCGCCCCCGTGCTGGCCGAGCGCGCCCACGTCGCCGAGCGTGCCCAGCTCGCGTCCGTGCGTCGCCGCGCGACCGAGTCCGGCGCCCGCACGCTCGGTGAGGCCGTCACCGCGCACCTGCGCGCGCACAACGTCGACCCGAGCTCCGTCGAGTGGGACGCGTGGCGCCGCGAGGACGGCCGCTGGACCCTCACCGGGCTGTACGACGTCGCCGGCCGGCTCGGCACGGCGACCTTCTCCCACGACCCGCGCGGCAACTTCGTCACCGTCGACGACGAGGACGCGCGCTGGCTCGTCGGCGACGCGACCCCCGCCGCCGCCTCCGAGGCGCCCGCCGAGCCGGCGGCGTTCGACGACCTCGCCGTGGCCCGCCAGCGTCGGCTGAGCGCGGTCGAGGAGGACGTCCCCCTCGGCGACGACGCCCTCGAGATGGTCGGTGACGCCGAGGTCGACACCGCCGCGGACGCGGACGAGGTGTCCGCCACCGAGACCACGATGGAGCTCACGGGTGCCGACCTCGGCACCGAGCAGCCCGTCGAGGCCTACCTCGACGACGATGCTGCCGCGGAGCCCGCAGCGCCCGCCGAGGCCGAGCAGGAGCCGGCCACCGAGGCCCCCGAGCCGCGCCGCCCGGCCAAGAAGCGTGGCCGCGCCTCCGTGCCGAGCTGGGACGAGATCATGTTCGGCGGAGGGCCGAGCGAGCGGTGA